The following coding sequences are from one Anaerolineales bacterium window:
- a CDS encoding NAD(P)-dependent oxidoreductase, translated as MQPTQLKHIVITGGAGFIGSLLTGELLRLGMKVTVIDDLIFGGESLIAYLSHPNFRFAKANVTEPRAIRSNLPSDWEKPTALVHLAAIVGFPACQSVGRQVAWRYNVEATERVYDQAVQLGVNRFVFASTYSNYGLSPDGKPVTEDTTLTPQSLYAETKIAAERFLLAQGSTTCTPLIYRLATLYGLSPRPRFDLIINQFVLEAWTKRELLIYQRGYSRSFVHIHDAVRGFILGLQAPEDRVRCQIYNLGSESGNYTKDQIVELVLKRMPETVVTYKDMTFGGDMRDITVSFEKIQHDLGFQTRLTPDDGIREVLHAVRTGLISNPHDSRYRNAQFIVQ; from the coding sequence ATGCAGCCAACACAGTTAAAACACATCGTCATCACCGGTGGAGCCGGGTTTATTGGCTCGCTCCTAACCGGTGAGCTGCTGCGCCTGGGCATGAAGGTCACCGTGATCGATGACCTGATCTTCGGTGGTGAATCCCTGATTGCGTACCTTTCCCATCCTAATTTTCGTTTCGCCAAGGCTAATGTAACCGAACCGCGCGCCATCCGCTCCAACCTGCCTTCTGATTGGGAAAAACCGACCGCCCTTGTCCACCTGGCTGCTATTGTGGGTTTCCCGGCCTGCCAGTCTGTCGGGCGGCAGGTAGCCTGGCGTTATAACGTCGAGGCGACCGAGCGGGTGTACGACCAGGCTGTCCAGCTGGGGGTGAACCGCTTCGTATTCGCCTCCACCTACAGCAATTATGGCCTCTCACCCGATGGCAAACCCGTCACTGAAGATACAACCCTCACTCCTCAATCACTCTACGCCGAAACCAAGATCGCTGCGGAACGCTTCCTCCTCGCTCAAGGCAGCACCACCTGCACGCCATTAATCTATCGCCTGGCCACCCTCTACGGTCTCTCACCCCGTCCACGCTTTGATCTGATTATTAACCAATTTGTGCTCGAAGCCTGGACCAAACGTGAGCTGCTCATCTATCAGCGTGGTTATTCAAGGTCCTTCGTCCATATTCATGATGCAGTGCGCGGCTTCATCCTCGGTTTGCAAGCCCCGGAAGACAGGGTGCGTTGCCAGATCTATAACCTGGGCTCTGAAAGTGGCAATTACACCAAGGACCAAATCGTCGAGCTGGTGTTGAAACGTATGCCCGAAACGGTGGTCACATATAAAGATATGACTTTCGGCGGAGACATGAGAGATATTACCGTCTCCTTTGAGAAAATTCAACACGACCTGGGTTTCCAAACCCGCCTCACCCCGGATGATGGCATTCGCGAGGTGCTGCATGCCGTCCGCACCGGGCTGATCAGCAACCCTCACGATTCTCGCTATCGTAATGCCCAATTTATCGTCCAGTGA
- a CDS encoding GDP-fucose synthetase: MEVKSNPKFWQAKRICVTGGAGFLGSFIQEGLARRGATDVYIPLIEEYDLVNSQDIQRMLDVSHPDIIIHLAALAGGIGANRARPADFFYINLMMGVQLMHEAWKRGVSKFVAIGTVCAYPKFTPVPFQEANLWEGYPEETNAPYGLAKKMLLVQAQAYRQQYGFNAIYLLPVNLYGPRDNFNLETSHVIPALIRKCLEAQEHGQKEVVLWGDGSPTREFLYAGDAADGILTAAEFYNGSEPVNIGSGQEVSIKDLAQQIARLTSYEGRLVWDTSKPNGQPRRALDTSRAADYFGWRAHTPFEQGLRQTIEWYRQNRKA, encoded by the coding sequence ATGGAAGTAAAATCTAATCCAAAATTCTGGCAAGCTAAACGCATCTGCGTCACCGGTGGAGCAGGCTTCTTGGGATCGTTCATCCAGGAAGGCCTGGCTCGCCGCGGCGCTACGGATGTGTATATTCCGCTCATCGAGGAATATGATCTGGTCAACTCCCAGGATATCCAGCGAATGCTGGATGTCAGCCATCCGGATATCATCATTCACCTGGCAGCCCTGGCGGGTGGTATCGGTGCCAACCGGGCGCGCCCAGCCGATTTCTTCTACATCAACCTGATGATGGGCGTGCAGCTGATGCACGAAGCCTGGAAGCGTGGGGTGAGTAAATTCGTCGCCATTGGCACGGTGTGCGCCTACCCAAAGTTCACCCCAGTTCCCTTCCAGGAAGCCAACCTATGGGAAGGATACCCCGAGGAAACCAATGCTCCGTATGGGCTGGCCAAGAAAATGCTGCTCGTCCAGGCCCAAGCTTACCGTCAGCAATATGGCTTCAATGCCATCTACTTGCTGCCTGTAAATCTCTACGGCCCAAGGGATAACTTCAACCTTGAAACTTCGCATGTCATTCCCGCGCTAATCCGCAAGTGTCTCGAAGCTCAGGAGCACGGCCAAAAGGAAGTCGTCTTATGGGGAGATGGCTCGCCCACTCGTGAATTCCTCTATGCCGGTGATGCCGCCGATGGCATCCTGACCGCCGCCGAGTTCTATAACGGCAGTGAGCCAGTCAACATCGGCTCCGGCCAGGAGGTCAGCATCAAGGACCTGGCCCAGCAGATTGCCCGCCTCACCAGCTATGAAGGCCGTCTGGTGTGGGACACTTCCAAGCCGAACGGCCAACCGCGCCGCGCCTTGGATACTTCCCGTGCGGCTGATTACTTCGGCTGGCGTGCACACACACCCTTCGAGCAGGGCTTACGCCAGACAATCGAGTGGTACCGCCAAAACCGCAAAGCTTAG
- a CDS encoding phosphate ABC transporter permease produces the protein MTTDQLSKANPEVTFLRPTRGLAALNIKDLWVYRELVLFLSWRDILVRYKQTVLGAAWAVIQPVIQMIVFTLIFSNAAGFSSEGVPYPIFNYAALLPWGLFSKAMNDAGRSLVTNRNMITKIYFPRLTIPVASVLAGLVDFGIGLVVYIVIILVYTIAPNAGYNYQVTPALLTFPLFVILAVLVTLGVSLWFSAMNVIYRDVGHILPFLTQIWFFLTPIVYSASAISSKWQVLYALNPLTSVVEGFRWSLLGIQSLPWQICAISAGVGLLILVSGLFYFRNMERTFADEI, from the coding sequence ATGACCACCGACCAGCTCTCGAAAGCAAACCCCGAAGTGACTTTCCTGCGCCCCACGCGCGGCCTGGCCGCTTTAAATATAAAGGATCTATGGGTTTACCGCGAACTGGTACTCTTCCTCAGCTGGCGCGATATCCTGGTGCGCTATAAGCAAACCGTGCTGGGGGCAGCTTGGGCGGTCATCCAGCCAGTCATCCAGATGATCGTTTTCACCCTGATTTTCTCCAATGCAGCTGGTTTTTCATCAGAAGGCGTGCCTTATCCGATATTCAATTATGCTGCCCTGCTCCCCTGGGGTTTGTTCTCCAAGGCCATGAATGACGCTGGCCGCTCTCTGGTTACTAACCGCAACATGATAACCAAGATATATTTCCCGCGCCTCACCATCCCGGTGGCATCTGTACTGGCTGGCCTGGTGGATTTTGGGATCGGCCTGGTCGTTTATATCGTGATCATCCTGGTATATACAATTGCCCCAAATGCCGGATATAACTACCAGGTCACTCCTGCCCTGCTGACCTTCCCTCTCTTCGTCATCCTGGCCGTCCTGGTCACGCTTGGGGTCAGCTTGTGGTTCTCTGCGATGAACGTGATTTACCGTGACGTGGGGCATATCCTGCCCTTCCTGACCCAAATCTGGTTTTTCCTGACCCCCATCGTTTATTCTGCCTCCGCCATCTCCAGCAAATGGCAGGTACTGTATGCCCTGAACCCGCTCACCAGTGTGGTGGAGGGTTTCCGCTGGAGCCTGCTGGGCATCCAAAGCCTGCCCTGGCAGATCTGTGCCATCTCAGCTGGGGTGGGACTGCTGATCCTGGTCAGTGGGTTGTTTTACTTCCGCAACATGGAACGGACCTTCGCTGATGAGATCTAA